From the genome of Anopheles funestus chromosome 2RL, idAnoFuneDA-416_04, whole genome shotgun sequence:
CTGAAAGATTTTCAtggtttgtttgccttttatAGGCAGCGTGTTACAGTTGGACATTTTTATATACTGTTCTCGTTTTACAGGAGAACGTACCGGATTTGTTCAAGTTGGAGAAAAGCGTTGGTTTTTCCCGTCCCGTTTCAAACAGTACGCCGAAAGTTTGTACTCGTTCGAGGCGCGATCGGACGATACGTGGGTAATGAATGTTTagtgaaaacagaaaacagtgAAATGCTTCAAAATACACCAAACAGTATTTGTTCTCCCTAGATCGTCACCTATCCACGATCGGGCACAACGTGGACACAGGAGATGGTTTGGTTGATATGCAACGAACTTGACTTTGAAACCGCCAAAAACATACCGTTGACGCAGAGATTTCCCTTTCTGGAGTTAGTACTGTGGCTAGTAGTAAGATATTGCAGCTCTTTTACCTTAACTGTTTTGTAACTATTCGCTACagatttcatttgtttctgcATGATGAAATGAAGGCAAAATTGTTGAAGGAAAACGAACACGACATTGAACATATGAAGTTCATTGAACAGATATCTCAACCCGTCGGGCTTATGCTGTCGGAAATGAAGACTCCTCGGTACATTAAAACTCATCTGCCCATATCGCTACTACCTCCGAGCGTGTTTGAGAAGAAGGCCAAGGTGAGAAGGGCAAGGCacagaaaaatatgaaatgtaaaaacaaaacccccgtTTTCCTCGTTCGTAGATCATTTATGTCGCACGGAACCCTTCCGATGTGGCTGTGTCCTACTACCATCTCAATCGTTTGTATCGGACTCAGGGATATGTGAAtgattttgaaacattttacaactATTTTGAGAAGGATTTGAGTGAGTTTGGTAAACGTTTTATTCAACTGATTGAAAAGTATGGTAATTAATCTATCTTCTTTTAGCTGCCTGGTCACCGTACTGGACCCACATCAAGGAAGGCTGGGCTGAGAAGGATCGTGAAAACGTTCTCTTTATGTACTACGAAGACATGAAGCGTAATCTGCCTGCCACCGTCCGTAAGACGGCCGCCTTTCTGGGCAAAAGTTTCACCGATCAGCAAATCGAAACCATGTGTACACATCTGGACATTCGGAACTTCCGCAACAACAAATCGGTCACGTGTGAGGAGCTCAAAACCGTTGGCATCTTGAACAGTGGCGAACAGGGATTCGTTCGCAATGGACAGGTGCGTGCCAATGCGGAGGAGATGACGGAGGATATCAAACGACGGATTGGCGAATGGATGGAGCAGAATTTGAACGGAACCGATATAAAGTTCCCGGACTGTTAGCGCTGGTTGTGAACTCTCTAGACAGATCATCTAAACTTGATCGAGAAGCAAAGAGctctaataatttttttatgttttgagtactttgtttgtttagtaaatgtaattctttttaatttcacgATTGATGACAATCAATTGAATTGAGAGGATTCACGAAATCGTGGAAAATGCAACCTGTTTTTCAATTTGCGAGAGGGAAAGCATTTCTAATGCATATTTTATGGAGCTTTTTGGTTGGGAAATTTAAATACCGGTTTAGTGGCGTTTACACATACGAGGCTAAATCGAAAAGTAACTTCACAAACACGAAATGTCTTCATAAAGTGAAATTATTATAActttttgctatattttatttacttttatgaACCTTGTATAACCGTAAAAACAACCTCCAAGCAGATTAAatatgtattaaaattaaaaaaaattaaaatcgttTCATGTCTCGCGCAACTAAAGAAAGGGAGGTCCAATCTCGCTTATGGCCTCGCACCGTGTAAATGCACCTTATGACCAGGAGCCTGATTTGGACCAATCAGAAATCGCCAAATATTCTTGAAAGCACCACGTAAGGAGATCATCCCATACGAAGCACTGCAATAGCACAGACTACTGTGACGTCATGTGCTTCAACAAGTTAGAGCAAGCAGGACAGAATGCTATGCTTCAAGCGACCCATCGTCTGGGTACGACTACGAACGACGGCTTCgtttatcatttatttgaCAGCGGCTTTCTGTACCGCAAGGAGTATTCGTTTGCAAACCGTCGAAGCAGCGGCTTTTCCGTAGCTTGGACAGCTCTATTCCGACGACAATTATCCGTTCCCTGTCGATTCCGGTGGACATCGGGTTTTGTGTGTACGTAAAGGTAGTCTGTGTAACCGTGCCACTATGAAGTACTTGCTACTTCTAGTACTGGGTGTGTTCCTGATTTCAGGTAAGTCGGGCGAATTGTTCTACTCGCCATTGGGACCACCATCGTGTACGTGGCCAATCGAACATTCGAGATATGGTGCCCGAATGTTGCAATCTCGCTCATCAAACGCCACCATGTGTTTCTGTTGACGTGGATCTACAAAGGGGATTAATCCGTTGCAGGAATTCACCACGTACGTGCGGAAgccgatgatgacgatgacacACTGCCAAGGGTGGACAATGATCTCGGCGCATCAAAGGAAGGTTCGCGAACTGATGCGGAGGCGGTCAAGCGTGAAGAGGAAGCTATCAAACTGGACGGTCTCAACGTGGCCCAGATGAAGGAACTGCGGGAAAAGTCGGAAAAGTTTACCTTCCAGGCGGAGGTGAACCGCATGATGAAGCTCATCATTAACTCGCTGTACCGCAATAAGGAAATTTTCCTCCGCGAGTTGATTTCGAACGCATCGGACGCACTGGACAAGATTCGTCTGCTGTCGCTAACAGATCCTTCCGTGCTGGACAGTAATCGGAATCTGGAGGTAAAGATCAAGGCGGACAAGGAGGGCAAGGTGCTGCACATCATCGACACCGGTATCGGCATGACGAAGCAAGATCTCGTGAACAATTTGGGTACGATCGCTAAATCCGGCACGGCCGATTTCCTGTCAAAGATGCAGGAGAAGGACAAGGCTGACGGACAGGACGTGAACGATATGATCGGCCAGTTCGGTGTCGGTTTCTACTCGGCATTCCTCGTAGCCGATCGGGTCGTAGTGACGACGAAGCACAACGACGACAAACAGTACATTTGGGAGTCGGATGCTGCCAGCTTTAGCATTGTGGAGGATCCGCGTGGTAACACCCTGGAACGTGGTTCGCAGGTCTCGCTGCATCTGAAGGAGGAAGCCCTCGACTTCCTGGAGGACGATACGGTCAAGCAGCTGATCAAGAAGTACTCGCAGTTCATCAACTTCCCGATCTACATGTGGACGAGCAAGGAAGTGGAAGAGGAGGTGGCCGTCGAGGAGGAAACCACCGAAAAACCGGTGGACAAGAACGAGGACAGCACggacgaggaggaggacgtgAAGGTCGAGGAGGAAGAGACGACCGACAGTGACAAACCGAAGACGAAGAAGGTGAAGAAAACAGTCTGGAACTGGGAGATCATGAACGACAGCAAACCGATCTGGACGCGCAAGGTCAGCGAAGTGACGGATGAAGAGTACACCGAGTTCTACAAGAGCCTCACCAAGGACACGTCGGAACCGCTGACCCAAACGCACTTCATCGCGGAAGGAGAGGTAACGTTCAAGTCGCTGTTGTTCGTGCCGAAGGTACAACCGTCGGAAAGCTTCAACAAGTACGGCACGAAGGCGGACAACATCAAACTGTACGTGCGCCGAGTGTTCATTACGGATGAGTTCAACGACATGATGCCGAACTATCTAAACTTCATCCGTGGTGTGGTCGATTCCGACGATCTGCCGCTGAACGTGTCGCGTGAAACACTCCAGCAGCACAAACTGATCAAGGTGATCAAGAAGAAGCTCGTCCGCAAGGCGCTCGATATGATCAAGAAGATCGACAAGGAGCAGTACGACAAGTTCTGGCAGGAGTACTCCACCAACATTAAGCTGGGCATCATGGAGGATCCGAGCAATCGGTCGCGATTGGCCAAGCTGCTCCGGTTCCAGTCGTCCTCGACGAAGAACAAGGAATTCACAGGCCTGTCGGACTATGTGGCACGCATGAAGCCCAAGCAGGACAACATCTACTTCATTGCCGGTCCGAACCGTGCCGAGATTGAAAAGTCCCCGTTCGTCGAGCGTTTGCTGTCGCGCGGCTATGAGGTTCTCTTCCTGGTGGAGGCAGTCGATGAGTACAGCATTTCTGCACTGCCCGAGTTTGACGGCAAACGGTTCCAGAACGTTGCCAAGGAGGGCTTCACGTTGAACGAATCCGAAGAGACGAAGGCACGCTTCGAGGAGTTGAAGACGGAGTACGAGCCACTGCTGAAATGGTTGAACGATGTCGCGTTGAAGGACAAGATTGCTAAAGCCCAGCTGTCCGAACGGCTGGCCAACTCGCCGTGTGCCCTGGTCGCCTCGATGTTTGGCTGGACGGGCAACATGGAACGATTGGCACTGGCCAATGCGCACCAGAAAACGGACGATCCGCAGCGCCACTACTATCTGAATCAGAAGAAGACGCTCGAAATCAACCCGCGCCATCCGCTGATGCGTGAGCTGCTGCGCCGAGTAGAGGTAGACACGGACGATCTTGTGGCGAAGGATATGGCGGTGCTGATGTTCAACACGGCTACGTTGCGATCGGGCTTCCAGCTGCCGGAAACGGCCGACTTTGCCGACAGCATCGAGCGCATGATGCGCCAAACGTTGGGTGTATCGCTGGACGAACAACCCGAGCAGGAAGTGTTCGTAGACGAACCGGCAGAGGACGAGGCGGGTGGTGCGGACGAGGAAGAAGAATCCATCGATGCCGATGGGGAGCATGACGAGCTGTAATAAGCTGTAACAAGCCGAAGGACAACCGACACGTGGATGATGTGGCCGCATCATTGTATGACTGAAGAAAAGTtaatgtgtgtacgtgtgtattCTATTGTATGTAAGTGATACAGATGaatgtatgtgcgtgtgtgtgtgtgtgaattgtATCGTAAGGATCATAGTATAGCGCGCGCAGGGTGAAAATTGAGGACTGATGAGCTGCTGCTTCCGATTCCGAGTGGGAGAATCTGAAGACGGTTCAACACAACCGAATGATCAACGGGAACAGCAACACAGAGCAGGCAGTACATGGTGAAGAAGACTAACCGGAAGGACAAATTTTATTGTCCTAAACCATTGTAACCTGCCCTGCGTAGctcgaagaaaaaacaaaaacactgctAAAGTCGAAAACACTCCTTACTATATTGTTTAAGAGTTAGGAATTTCCCTccatgtatgttttttttttcgttttcgtatTTTCGTTAATCGTGATTGTGTTCAAGTgcaatttattatattttttgcagCATTCGTATGAATGCCATTCAGGAATATATATATGTACATGAACAGAACAAAGACTATTAAAAGATATTTCCTGTTTTCTTtgaattaacaacaaaaacaacagctagaaacgaaaataattttatgaaacaacaaatgaaaagtggaaaatagcAAAGAAGCGAAATAAAACCATCATCAAACTTTAATGCCTTTTTGATTGCTTTATGTTATATTGTGAAAACCGATATAGTACAAGGTCGTATGGTAATGTACCTGGATGGACGGTGAGCCACGTAGGTTGAATACAATTGATTACATCGGATTGACTTATTCTTACTTTAAACTGGACTTTAAAATGCTTCGATCAACAAAAATTTAAGTTCTTTCCACATTTATGTACGAATATCTAATTTGATTCAAAAGTTACAAACTTACGCACCAAACATGTGCTGTTGTTGCCTTAGCAACTGTTTGGCGAAGTCGTTACAACCACGTGGTGTTTGTCAAAGGCGaatgaaatcaattaaattaggCAGAATAGAAAACCCGATCTCCCCACTCTTACATTGCGGGTGCGTCTTTTGTTGTGTAAACTTTTATCATGCCGGTAAAATGAATTCCGCTACcactacaaacaaacaacaagatACGCACAAAATTATGAGCGATCGCGTATGATTGCGATCTTGCGTCTAATGGAAAGAGATGGAGGAAATGTTTCGCTTGTCTGGTAGCCACAAGTTCGCATCATCAGCAGAGTTGCGCTTTTTAACAGCGTAAATTAACCTTGCCAATCAAGCGGAATCCATGTGCTGGAAACGAACGATCGCTTCCTTTGCCGGATGCTGTGAGTAAGAACGTATGGTGTGCTTTTTATTGTGCTCTACAGCTCGTTCCGTAACATTGTCCTGTTCTTTCTGTGGGTACTAATCTTGCACGGTCTCCATTTAAATACCCAACGTGTATCGCGGATCGTGAACCATCCTGATCTCATAAAAACAAGTGAGTAAAACATTCACGAGCCGCTTGATTTGTAGTACACGTCCTTGTTTGTAAAAAGCATGACCTGCTTcatcatgtgtgtgtgtgtgtttcctcATCCCTTTACAACAAACAATCCCTAACCTCCAAAATTGACCTGCTTGCGGTTTCGCTTTACAAGCGTCGTTTAGTTCCTATCACTATTGGCACTATCGCCGCTCCAGAACGAGCCAGAAGAGAATGATGGAATGGTGGGTCGATTTCACCGGCAAGGTCTCCGTTGGTAACGCAGCTTCCCCTTACGTTGATGCATCCAACGAGGGCACCTTATCAGCGTTCCGggtgttattgtttttgtacgGATCATACTATCGATCGATTCTTGCGTTTTCTAGCGTTTCATTTCTGGACCTCCGAGAGCAGTCTTTGCGTGACTTCGACAGTGAAAGGTTGGAAACGATACAGCACCATCACCATGGCCAGTGGAAAAATTGGTAAGTCGGCGTGGTCACGAATGATTCTGGATCGCTCTAATTCACTTTAATTTCCACTCGATCAATTCCCAGCCCTCGTAAGTGTGTCGGACAAGTCCGGGCTGATCGAGTTTGCCAAGGGATTGAACGAGCTCGGCTTGAAGCTGGTAGCAAGTGGTGGAACGGCGAAAGCGATCCGCGACCAATGTTTGCCCGTGCGCGATGTTTCGGATATTACCGGTGCACCGGAAATGCTTGGTGGGCGAGTGAAAACTCTCCATCCGGCGGTGCATGCCGGTATTTTGGCGCGTATGACCGAATCCGACCAGCGGGACATTCGTCAGCAGAGCTATGAGTTGGCTCAGATTGTCGTGTGCAATCTGTACCCATTCGGATTGACCATCTCCAAGCCGGACGTGACGATTGCGGATGCGGTGGAAAACATCGACATCGGTGGAGTGACGCTGTTGCGGGCCGCTGCTAAGAACCATCAGCGTGCCACGGTGCTTTGCGACCCGAAGGACTATCCGAAGGTGTTGGATGAGATCCGGCAGCATGGCGATACGACTCCGGCCACCCGTCAGGTGCTGGCGCTTAAAGCGTTCACACACACCGCTGAGTACGATGCGATCATTTCCGACTACTTCCGCAAGCAGTACTCGGCGGGTGTATCGCAGCTTAATCTGCGCTACGGCATGAACCCGCACCAGAAACCGGCCCAGATCTTTACCATGCTGGAACGGTTGCCTCTGAAGGTGGTTAATGCGGCACCGGGCTTTATTAATCTGTGCGACGCACTAAATGGATGGCAGTTGGTGCGTGAACTGAAGCGCGCACTCGGTCTGCCGGCTGCAACCAGCTTCAAGCACGTGTCGCCTGCCGGTGCAGCAGTTGGCGTGCCACTGTCCCTCGACCAGGCCAAGCTGTGCATGGTGGACGATATGTATGATAGTCTAACACCGCTGGCTACGGCTTACGCTCGTGCTCGCGGTGCTGACCGTATGTCCTCGTTCGGTGATTTTGTTGCACTGTCCGATACATGTGATCTTGCCACGGCCAAGATCATCTCGCGCGAAGTATCGGACGGTATCATTGCGCCGGGCTACACTGAGGAAGCGCTCGAGGTACTGCGCAAGAAGAAGAACGGTTCGTACTGTGTACTGCAGATTGATCCCACATACGAACCGAGCCCGGTCGAACGCAAAACGCTGTTCGGATTGCAGCTCGAGCAACGGCGCAACGATGCCGACATTAACAAGGCGCTGTTCACTAATGTCGTTACCAAGAACAAAACACTACCGGAGGGGGCATTGCGCGATATGATCGTGGCCACTATCGCGCTCAAATACACGCAGAGCAATTCCGTCTGTTACGCGAAGGACGGACAGGTGGTTGGAATTGGTGCGGGACAGCAGTCACGTATTCACTGTACGCGGTTGGCCGGTGACAAAGCCGACAACTGGTGGTTGCGCCAGCATCCGCGCGTTACCGGTATGCAATTCCGGAAGGGAGTTAAGCGAGCAGAAATTTCGAACGCGATCGATAACTACGTGAACGGAACGGTTGGCAAGGATATGCCGGTGGCGCAGTTTGAAGCAATGCTGGAGAAGGTACCGGCCCCGCTCACCGTAGACGACAAGGAGAAGTGGACGCGCCAGCTGACGGGCGTTTCCCTCGGTTCGGATGCGTTCTTCCCGTTCCGGGACAATGTCGATCGGGCGAAGCTGAGTGGCGTGTCGTACATTGCGAGCCCATCCGGTTCGACGAACGATGCGGGTGTGATCGAGGCATGCAACGAACACGACATCGTGATGGTGCACACAAATCTCCGTCTTTTCCATCATTAAACTTGGACATTCGTTTTATTGTAGGATTtataaaatcacataaaaaatgCGATCGTTGAGGGGAAGAATAAAAAGCATATTTGCGAATAGGATAATAGGATGAAAAAAGGACGcgtttttaataaaagatGAATGTACATTCTATGTTTCCACTTTCGCTTTCGCAAAGCAACGCATGCCTATTGCTAGGCACAGGGCTTGTTGCGACGTTATCAATTGATCGTCTTGGAACTAGGTTAGCAACGCAAGATCGAACGTGTTTACGATTCGACATTATCAATTTATGATGCGCTTCTCTGACGCAGTGCTAAACAAGTTTTGCGATCCTGAGTGATCTTTATCAAGCAATGGCTAGTTCCCTTTTCGATAGGGAAGGAATTCAAAGTTTGATACACACTATTTTTGTGGAACATTTCAGTGAAATGTGCTACCTTACTGTAATACATAAAAAGAGAATCGACTTTATCATGCCCAATAGCCCTTTGCAGTCGGTacccgttttctttttttattattttgtaaattctTGCCCACCATCAAATACCATTCTCGATTATCAAACGGTTGCTAACGTatcatttaaaatgtattgACATTCCATTCATTGACAGCAACCGCCAGACATAGAAGAAAATGCATTTGAGTGCTTGTTTTCGGTTTGTGTGGATGCCCTCCCCCTTTCCTTCTTCTCCTTTACCACGACGAATTGCATTGCATCGATGCAGCGATGCATTTATCTGTCAATAATTGTTTTAGTTCTGTTCTCCTTGGCCTCTTGCGCGCTATCTGTGCTTGCGTATCGGATTGTTATTTTAGTTATTTGTGAAACGAAAACTCTTCCCCCTCTTTGCGATGGACTACGTCGATATACAGGCCGTTGAATCGAAGCTTACCGACGTGACGGTCACTCCGATACCGATGATAAAGAATGCACATACCAATCACAACACcgggagcagcagcagcagcaactacaacaacaacacggcCAATATTACGATAACTCCGCAGATTAATCAtcgcagcagcagtagcaacaaCCAACATAGCAGTGTATCCTCTTCGGCCAACGATGGGTCCTCGGGTGCACTAGCATTAACCGTCGGCTCAAACAACAGTGCTGCAAATCTGGTGGCCCCGGTCACTACGTTTAATCACTTCCCCAACAACGCAGGACTGTCGAAGTACGCTCAGCTCCTAATGGTGATCGAGGAGATGGGACGCGACTTACGTCCAACGTACTCCGGAAGTAGAAATTCAGCCGAGCGGCTGAAACGATTGATCGTGCACGCCCGCATTCTGGTTCGGGAGTGCTTGGTAGAAACGGAACGATCCGCAAGACAGTAACCGTAGGGTGACACAAGCAAAACCCCTACACGATCCAGCCGTGGTATCCGCCGTTTCTCACTCTAACTTACTCTCATTCTTCAAGTGCATTCGTAAGCAGTCCTTGGCTTTTCCGGGGACGGCCATGTTGTGACATCAGCCGGATGTCGATGGTACGGTACAACGTTTAACATAATCCATAGTACAAAAAGGACAGCGTAATGTTTGTGGCCGGAATGCATTGCAGTAGACGGAAGACGATGCATAATCAGTTAACGGTAGAGTTGAGAGCAGCCTTAGCTAATAACATAGACTGTGTATTTACGTTACGGAAGTAGCAAAGCAAGCAAGAACGAAGTATACCAAAACACAACCCAACAAAGGTGCAGCATGTATACAGAAGTTTTGCAGCGAGAGCAGACACGATCGCATCGCTGATGAAATGCTCtcttttttctacaaaacataTAAACAAGCGTAATAAAAGACGATACAATTGTGTAGCCTTTAACTATATACAATCGCGATTGTGTAGACATACCCTGTAGTAGGGAGCTGATAAAGGGATAAATAAATGCATATTTAAAGTAAACCACACTCGCATTGTATCgatattacacaaaaaaagcaaaacgatccAAACAATTGGTCTATCTTTTGCCAATTTTAACCGTATCGAACACACGGAATCAGGCGCAGTACGTAACCAGGGGCTGTAAACAGCTGATTGTTGATAAACATAGCCGACCACTACGATCGGATTATTCGTGCGAAAAGTTTCGTTAAAAATAGCGAAGCTTTTGACAATAGCttcgttgaaaaaaataatgctttcattGAAGAAAATAAGCAAATTTTACTACGAACCATTCATTAGAATACTTTCGAGCGTATTTCTACAGCAAGTACGTGAAATCTCATCGCACATTGGTAAGTACAAGGAGTAGAAAATCTGCAGGGAAGTGCATTGCTGGTCCGCGGTAGATTCCACATGACATTTGATTGTCCAGCTTGTGCTGACAAAAAGTCGATCAATTGTGATGTTTTTGCACGCACTAGCTGCAGGATTTTGAGAACTAATGAATCAAAACATTTGCTGTGCAATCTCTGTGATGCAATACCGCTAGATCCATGCACTGGTGATGGTCGCGCTAAGTGCGGAGAAGTGTTTGAATACGTCCGGCACAATGTTGGAGCAGTGTTGTTGTTCTAAACATCCAAACAATGCACTCTTCTACACAGGTTGAAACAGGTGCCCACTATGCAATGAACGCAAAGGGACAGCGTAAACAACAGTGCAATAGTAGTACGTATTCGTTCGACGTTCGATCCACCGATAGTGATTGAAACGGGCCCTAGTTTTTGGACGATTTAAGCAGCTCAGCGTACAGGTAAATACACACCATGATACTTGTTTGGTGAGGCATACTCTACAGTAGCACCTGTAGTAAATACGGCGTCTGTGAAGTAACTGCCTCCTATCCCGTCGGATAGttgaacaaaacgaacaaaaaatcccTCCCACTTGCTATCGATTTCGACACAATGAACGCGCCATATCCGCCACCGAATGCCTGCTACACCGACATCAAGCAGGGTATCCTTTCCTACACGCTGCCCCTACGCACAGACTTGAGCGATATTCCCGGGCCACCCATCAGCTTGCTGCCAGCACCACCCAGCAGCTTACTACCCACGCCAGACAAATCGTCCAACGCGTCCAACCAGAAGAAAAAGCGCCGAGGATACATAAACGAAAGCGAAGAGGCACGCGCACGCCGCCTAGCGCGCAACGCCGAACGTATGCGCCAGAAACGTGCCACCGAATCGGAAGAAGAATACCGCCAGCGGTTGGCCAAAAATGCAGAAAGCAATCGGCGGAAGCGGCAAAATGAGACTGACCTGGAACGCACCATTCGGCATGCACGCAGCGCGGCAAGGGAACGGTTGCGAAGGGCAATGGAAACCCCGGAGCAGCGGGCAGTGCGGTTAGCGAAGCTGGCCGAAAGGATGCGTATAGCCCGGGCGAACGAAACACCCGAACAGCGAGCGGTTCGGTTGGCAAAAAATGCGGCCAAAGCGAAGGAGCGCTTGCTAAAGGAGTCCCCGGAACAGTGGATCGAACGGAAGCGAAAGAAAGCCGAGTATGCACGTCGTAAACGGAGCGGCCACGGCAATACGACTAGTTCGGCAGGAAGCAGTAGTAGCAACGACGCAGCCATACACAGCACACTCACTTCGCCCGATCTTTCCTTCAGCCAGGTGTCCAACAGCCATAGCTACGTACCGGACCTTGGCCATGGAGTGCCGCCCGACGTGAAAGACATCAAGCTGATAGCGTCGCCCAAGCAAAACCACGCGCAGCAACCCGAACAGATCTACAGTACACCACACCTTCCGTTCATGGAGCACGAGGTGAAAGCTTCCGAGTTTCTGCCGAGCGTCCAGCATCCGGGATCGACTGCGCTACATCCGGACCTGTCCTGTCCAAACAATCTGCTTAAGTTTCACATGCTACCCTACTCGCTACCGCCTGGTGCAGTTGCGGCAACGGCTGGTCCCGGTATGCAGCATCCAGGACATGTGGAGTACAAGGGCAAATGAAATTCGGTGATACGGGCGACATAAAGTAAGAGCAAGAACCGTGAACACGATGATTATAACGTGAACACGACGATTATAACGCTGTACACCGCAAGTAAATCGACTCGCTATTAGAAGACACAGCTGGAAGCGGAATAACAACCACAATTAACAATgtgcaaaaaccaacaaaaagggggaaaataacCTTAGGCAATATACAAAACTATCTATATAACAGACACAATAAGCTTAAGAAGAAACGTATGTTGAAGCGATCgtaattttgcaaatagtGCGTTAGGAAGtccttatttgtttttgtttttatgttttatcatCATGGGAAATGCACGTGAAGAAGTATGCTGAACTCGACGAGAATCATAATAAGATTGCCTGTTTCTTTCGTAGCTCGTAACAcgaattgtaaaataaaagaatttgaAATATCACGGAAATCTTCGCACGTGTTGTCTTAATGTGttattcattttaaatgcGCGATTATTAATTATTGTAGCTTAATTGCATTCTTGTCTTGCATCTTAgcactgtgttttgtttttgggcagGCACTGTAAAGACGCCTGTCAAGCGTGCATCTACCGTGAAGAAGTACTGGACACGTAACTATACACGTCAGGGTAAAGTTTTGGGGAAATGTTTAGAAAAGATCAATTTCCAAACTAGAGGGAagagtgaagcaaaaaaatacatgcaAGTTTCGCAAAAGGTATTATTGATCGGATGGCAAAGTGAA
Proteins encoded in this window:
- the LOC125761424 gene encoding bifunctional purine biosynthesis protein ATIC isoform X1 — protein: MCWKRTIASFAGCSFHFWTSESSLCVTSTVKGWKRYSTITMASGKIALVSVSDKSGLIEFAKGLNELGLKLVASGGTAKAIRDQCLPVRDVSDITGAPEMLGGRVKTLHPAVHAGILARMTESDQRDIRQQSYELAQIVVCNLYPFGLTISKPDVTIADAVENIDIGGVTLLRAAAKNHQRATVLCDPKDYPKVLDEIRQHGDTTPATRQVLALKAFTHTAEYDAIISDYFRKQYSAGVSQLNLRYGMNPHQKPAQIFTMLERLPLKVVNAAPGFINLCDALNGWQLVRELKRALGLPAATSFKHVSPAGAAVGVPLSLDQAKLCMVDDMYDSLTPLATAYARARGADRMSSFGDFVALSDTCDLATAKIISREVSDGIIAPGYTEEALEVLRKKKNGSYCVLQIDPTYEPSPVERKTLFGLQLEQRRNDADINKALFTNVVTKNKTLPEGALRDMIVATIALKYTQSNSVCYAKDGQVVGIGAGQQSRIHCTRLAGDKADNWWLRQHPRVTGMQFRKGVKRAEISNAIDNYVNGTVGKDMPVAQFEAMLEKVPAPLTVDDKEKWTRQLTGVSLGSDAFFPFRDNVDRAKLSGVSYIASPSGSTNDAGVIEACNEHDIVMVHTNLRLFHH
- the LOC125761424 gene encoding bifunctional purine biosynthesis protein ATIC isoform X2; the protein is MLLCVTSTVKGWKRYSTITMASGKIALVSVSDKSGLIEFAKGLNELGLKLVASGGTAKAIRDQCLPVRDVSDITGAPEMLGGRVKTLHPAVHAGILARMTESDQRDIRQQSYELAQIVVCNLYPFGLTISKPDVTIADAVENIDIGGVTLLRAAAKNHQRATVLCDPKDYPKVLDEIRQHGDTTPATRQVLALKAFTHTAEYDAIISDYFRKQYSAGVSQLNLRYGMNPHQKPAQIFTMLERLPLKVVNAAPGFINLCDALNGWQLVRELKRALGLPAATSFKHVSPAGAAVGVPLSLDQAKLCMVDDMYDSLTPLATAYARARGADRMSSFGDFVALSDTCDLATAKIISREVSDGIIAPGYTEEALEVLRKKKNGSYCVLQIDPTYEPSPVERKTLFGLQLEQRRNDADINKALFTNVVTKNKTLPEGALRDMIVATIALKYTQSNSVCYAKDGQVVGIGAGQQSRIHCTRLAGDKADNWWLRQHPRVTGMQFRKGVKRAEISNAIDNYVNGTVGKDMPVAQFEAMLEKVPAPLTVDDKEKWTRQLTGVSLGSDAFFPFRDNVDRAKLSGVSYIASPSGSTNDAGVIEACNEHDIVMVHTNLRLFHH
- the LOC125761424 gene encoding bifunctional purine biosynthesis protein ATIC isoform X3, which gives rise to MASGKIALVSVSDKSGLIEFAKGLNELGLKLVASGGTAKAIRDQCLPVRDVSDITGAPEMLGGRVKTLHPAVHAGILARMTESDQRDIRQQSYELAQIVVCNLYPFGLTISKPDVTIADAVENIDIGGVTLLRAAAKNHQRATVLCDPKDYPKVLDEIRQHGDTTPATRQVLALKAFTHTAEYDAIISDYFRKQYSAGVSQLNLRYGMNPHQKPAQIFTMLERLPLKVVNAAPGFINLCDALNGWQLVRELKRALGLPAATSFKHVSPAGAAVGVPLSLDQAKLCMVDDMYDSLTPLATAYARARGADRMSSFGDFVALSDTCDLATAKIISREVSDGIIAPGYTEEALEVLRKKKNGSYCVLQIDPTYEPSPVERKTLFGLQLEQRRNDADINKALFTNVVTKNKTLPEGALRDMIVATIALKYTQSNSVCYAKDGQVVGIGAGQQSRIHCTRLAGDKADNWWLRQHPRVTGMQFRKGVKRAEISNAIDNYVNGTVGKDMPVAQFEAMLEKVPAPLTVDDKEKWTRQLTGVSLGSDAFFPFRDNVDRAKLSGVSYIASPSGSTNDAGVIEACNEHDIVMVHTNLRLFHH
- the LOC125761461 gene encoding cyclin-dependent kinase 2-associated protein 1 — protein: MDYVDIQAVESKLTDVTVTPIPMIKNAHTNHNTGSSSSSNYNNNTANITITPQINHRSSSSNNQHSSVSSSANDGSSGALALTVGSNNSAANLVAPVTTFNHFPNNAGLSKYAQLLMVIEEMGRDLRPTYSGSRNSAERLKRLIVHARILVRECLVETERSARQ